The Oncorhynchus kisutch isolate 150728-3 unplaced genomic scaffold, Okis_V2 scaffold3040, whole genome shotgun sequence genome window below encodes:
- the LOC116371238 gene encoding dual specificity protein phosphatase 16-like, with protein MSERPVGVGACTGAETGGTGIGPGVGNGPRAGTGGTGIGPGVGNGPRAGTGGTGIGPGVGNGPRAGTGGTGIGPGVGNGPRAGTGVKGSGPVSGPASGTRQGSVRPIWAEGLVALLEGGLDSVLLIDSRPFVEYNSSHILEAVNVNCSKLMKRRLQQDKVQINELLQHSAKKKLERVGGQEVVVYDQSSSDPLTLPSEAFLTVLLDKLERSFPSVHLLSGGFSAFSQLFPGLCEGKALLATSCLVPTCLSQPCLPLNTSGPTRILPHLYLGCQRDVLTKEVMQQNEIAYVLNASNTCPKPDYIPESHFLRVPVNDSFCEKILPWLDRSVEFIEKAKASNACVLVHCLAGISRSATIAIAYIMTRMDMSLDEAYRFVKEKRPTISPNFNFLGQLLDFEKKIKTPGRSEIRETTGVKSSPLLHPPLEHDPPNPTPSLPDPALALLEPLTLPCVLAPWPPEERLLAQALQGLQGLQLDQGTEDSAARLKRSFSLDIKSYREPGGCSSAPMRPYPHPTSHPGAQEYYNPSVSFKEPAGKPYQFSPVKEMSEQSTPEPSPDKEQDDGPADPAATSAAPTAAPVVSTTTSTTTTSNQPSMKQPSQAKPPPPPLSCSQQLHRSGSMEENSNHTPHTTGFLFGLSRSQQHLSKPAPNLGSALKGWHSDILLGPVTVSSGGWYLSESHHFYSTSAILGGGANILGGGSVAAYSVSQGLEEVRRRGRQRSGDHGDSRRSWHEESTLEKQLKRRSCQMELGDRMRGGGETRSREEMGSHSSFSGSMEVIEVS; from the exons ATGTCGGAACGTCCCGTGGGAGTGGGAGCCTGCACTGGAGCTGAGACTGGAGGGACTGGGATTGGACCTGGGGTGGGGAATGGACCCCGAGCTGGGACTGGAGGGACTGGGATTGGACCTGGGGTGGGGAATGGACCCCGAGCTGGGACTGGAGGGACTGGGATTGGACCTGGGGTGGGGAATGGACCCCGAGCTGGGACTGGAGGGACTGGGATTGGACCTGGGGTGGGGAATGGACCCCGAGCTGGGACTGGAGTCAAAGGTTCAGGGCCTGTATCAGGCCCGGCATCCGGGACCAGGCAGGGCTCGGTGCGTCCCATCTGGGCCGAGGGGCTGGTCGCCCTGCTGGAGGGGGGTCTGGACAGCGTGTTGTTGATTGACAGCCGGCCCTTCGTAGAATATAACTCCTCCCACATCCTGGAGGCGGTCAATGTGAACTGTTCAAAACTGATGAAGAGACGGCTGCAACAGGACAAGGTTCAGATCAACGAACTGCTGCAACACTCTGCTAAGAAGAAG TTGGAGCGAGTGGGCGGTCAGGAGGTGGTGGTTTATGACCAGAGTTCATCTGACCCCTTGACTCTTCCCTCGGAGGCCTTCCTTACCGTCCTATTGGACAAGCTGGAGAGGAGCTTCCCTTCCGTACACCTGCTCTCAG GTGGTTTCTCAGCGTTTTCCCAGCTGTTTCCAGGTCTATGTGAAGGTAAGGCTCTTCTGGCCACGTCCTGCCTGGTCCCCACCTGCCTCTCTCAGCCCTGCCTGCCCCTCAACACCTCTGGGCCAACACGCATCCTGCCTCACCTCTACCTGGGCTGTCAGAGAGACGTACTCACCAAG gAAGTGATGCAGCAGAATGAGATAGCGTACGTCCTGAATGCCAGTAACACATGTCCCAAACCAGACTACATCCCTGAGTCTCACTTCCTGCGAGTTCCTGTCAACGACAGCTTCTGCGAGAAGATCCTCCCCTGGTTGGACAGATCTGTAGAGTTCATAGAGAAGGCCAAAGCCTCCAACGCCTGTGTGCTGGTCCACTGTCTGGCTGGCATCTCCCGCTCGGCAACCATCGCTATCGCTTACATCATGACGAGGATGGACATGTCACTAGACGAAGCTTACAG GTTCGTGAAGGAGAAGAGACCCACCATCTCTCCTAACTTCAACTTCCTGGGTCAGCTGCTGGACTTTGAAAAGAAGATCAAGACTCCTGGAAGGTCGGAGATCAGAGAAACCACCGGGGtcaaatcctctcctctcctccaccccccactAGAGCACgacccccctaaccctacccccagCCTCCCAGACCCTGCCCTGGCCCTGCTGGAGCCCCTGACCCTGCCATGTGTCCTGGCCCCCTGGCCTCCAGAGGAGAGGCTCCTGGCCCAGGCTCTCCAGGGGCTCCAAGGCCTTCAGCTGGACCAGGGGACGGAGGACAGCGCTGCACGGCTGAAAAGGTCCTTCTCTCTGGACATCAAGTCGTACAGGGAGCCAGGAGGCTGCAGCAGCGCCCCCATGAGGCCGTATCCCCACCCTACATCCCACCCCGGAGCCCAGGAGTATTATAACCCATCCGTGAGCTTCAAGGAGCCTGCAGGGAAACCGTATCAGTTCTCTCCTGTGAAGGAGATGTCAGAGCAGTCTACACCTGAGCCGAGCCCTGACAAGGAGCAGGACGACGGTCCCGCAGACCCTGCTGCTACGTCTGCAGCTCCCACTGCTGCTCCTGTAGTCTCCACCACTACCAGCACCACTACCACCTCCAACCAGCCCAGCATGAAGCAGCCCAGCCAGGCTaagcctcctccacctcccctctcctgttcccagCAGCTCCACCGTAGTGGCAGTATGGAGGAGAACTCTAACCACACCCCTCACACCACCGGCTTCCTGTTCGGCCTATCGCGTTCCCAGCAGCACCTGTCCAAGCCCGCCCCTAACCTAGGCTCCGCCCTGAAGGGCTGGCACTCTGACATCCTATTGGGTCCCGTCACCGTGTCGTCGGGGGGATGGTACCTCTCCGAGTCACACCACTTCTACTCCACCTCCGCCATCTTAGGAGGCGGGGCTAACATTCTGGGGGGTGGCAGCGTGGCGGCGTACAGCGTGAGTCAGGGGTTGGAGGAGGTGCGGCGGCGCGGGCGGCAGAGGAGCGGCGACCACGGGGACTCACGGAGGAGCTGGCACGAGGAGAGCACCTTGGAGAAGCAGCTGAAGAGACGGAGCTGTCAGATGGAACTCggagacaggatgagaggaggaggcgAGACTAGAtccagggaggagatggggagtcaCAGCAGCTTCTCAGGAAGCATGGAGGTCATAGAGGTGTCCTGA